One Pectobacterium colocasium DNA segment encodes these proteins:
- a CDS encoding IS5 family transposase (programmed frameshift), translating to MARYDLPDEAWSIIQPLLPAEPTSPRAGRPWAEHRKVINGMFWVLCSGAPWRDLPERYGSWKTVYNRFNRWSKSGVINIIFNRLLSLLDAHGLVDWSATALDGSNIRALKCAAGAPKKHPDITGDNGLGRSRGGFGTKIHLATDAGGLPLNIVLSPGQAHESQFALRLLDGIGVQRQNGSMKRRGYAVLADKAYSGHALRNELKRKGIKVVIPRKSNEKMASDGRSRFASDVYRRRNVVERCFGRLKEYRRIATRYDKTARNYLSMVKLGCIRLFYKKLCN from the exons ATGGCCCGATACGATCTTCCCGATGAAGCATGGAGCATCATCCAGCCCCTACTGCCTGCTGAACCTACATCCCCACGAGCCGGACGCCCATGGGCTGAGCATCGTAAAGTCATCAACGGTATGTTCTGGGTGTTGTGTTCTGGTGCGCCATGGCGCGATTTACCTGAGCGATATGGCTCCTGGAAAACGGTTTATAATCGCTTTAATCGGTGGTCTAAATCTGGTGTCATTAACATTATTTTCAACAGGTTACTTTCATTGCTTGATGCACATGGCCTTGTTGATTGGTCTGCTACTGCGCTGGATGGCAGTAATATCCGTGCGCTGAAATGTGCTGCCGGTGCTC CAAAAAAACATCCCGATATCACCGGAGATAATGGGCTGGGTCGCTCTCGCGGTGGTTTTGGCACCAAAATCCATCTGGCGACAGATGCAGGCGGTCTCCCGCTAAACATTGTGCTGAGTCCCGGACAGGCTCACGAGAGCCAGTTCGCATTACGCCTGCTGGATGGTATTGGTGTTCAGCGTCAGAACGGCAGCATGAAGCGCCGTGGTTATGCGGTTTTGGCTGACAAAGCTTATTCAGGGCATGCGCTTCGTAACGAACTGAAACGAAAAGGGATAAAAGTAGTTATCCCGCGAAAATCTAATGAAAAAATGGCTTCTGACGGACGCTCACGGTTCGCCAGTGACGTTTACCGCCGCCGCAACGTAGTGGAGAGATGTTTTGGTCGGTTAAAAGAGTACCGGCGTATCGCCACACGCTACGACAAAACGGCGAGAAATTATCTGTCGATGGTG